A stretch of DNA from Polyodon spathula isolate WHYD16114869_AA chromosome 4, ASM1765450v1, whole genome shotgun sequence:
CACTTACAAATCTGAGGCTTTTCATTGGTATGGTTTTGTATTTCAGGTTTTTAAAGGCTTGGTACCTTACTTGAGTGATCTGGTAGAAAGGACAAGCATTGGTTCTAGTTTATGCTCTCAGGATTCTGTTCATTTGGCTCTTACTAGGGTTCGGACACGTTTGGGAGAATTGTCTTTGACAAATCAGCTGCCGAAAACATGTCCTTGTTTCCATCATAATATGAAGATGGAATGtgatcatttttcttttgctggTTATAAAGACTTTATTTGGGAAATGTTtggaacctcctgccaatgcttctcattcagtccacattaacaaatagatatgTCCTATTTATTCTCTTCTTTGATATCTGTATGATGCTGATTAAGTCTGAACCacacatgttttttattgtgttgcttgtaattgtcttttttgttgttttccaggacccccttgtaacaAAGCCTCTGTCTCAATAGGTACATCTCctggctaaataaaaaaaataataataataaaatgtattcatctGTCCACCAGGGTAGCAGGATTTATTTAGATTTGGCAAGCATGGGGAACAGAtgaacgattaaaaaaaaaaaaaaaaaaaaaaaaagacaactcaCCAGCCACCAACAACTTGTGCAAGGAGTCAGGAACtaactaaagaaaaataataggGGCTGTATGGAGTTGAAGCTAAAGGTAAGACACTGGCTGGAATGCTGAGAGGTCTGAGAAAGACGACCACTCTGTTTGACTTGGGAAATAAACAAGCCAAAATGATATTGGCTCCTGCTCACTATCATTTTACTAAACTTGTAAAGTTAAAATACTTACGCGGCTCCGAATGATTGCACAGAGTATTCCAAATGTTATGAGTGACAAGCAAATAACCCAAATTATTCCAGCTGCTTTGGTGAAGTCCACCTGAAATCAAATCCGAAATGACAGTGATGGAGTGAAACTAGCTCTGTAGAGCCATAACAGGGTTCATTAAGTACCTTCTTAGCCTCCTCAAGGAACTGTATTAACAAATATTAAGTTGTAATGTAAATGACCAGTAAACAACAGCTCAGTCGATGGATTTGTATTTGAATTtcaatgtttttagttatttttgtgcAGGATTTTTAAAGGAGTGATGTGTTCTAATTTATTTAGCCTCTAAGTACTTTTATTTCAAACTATTTCTTGCTCCCACAAACAACTTAACAGCTAActaggcttttatttatttatttatttatttttagcacagTTGATCACATGACATTATTGGTTTTGTCCCTTTATACTGTTCATCCTTGTTTCTTGGTTTGCCTGCTTTGTTTATTAGTGGTtactaataaagtggccacaagGTGAAGAAAAGTTGTTTCTGTATTTCAACTTGATGCCATTTTTCTCCCCTTTCAGTAAACGGTACTTACTTTGGTTTGCATTGCAAACACTGACAATCCAAAACATACAAATGCAGTCGCTCCAACAGCCCACATCACAGCATCAGCTGTGaaaaaactaaaaggaaaaaaatggcaTGTAAATGTAGTGAACTACAGTCTATGCTTTCCTTTTAAATTGCAATAACTTCTTGACCTTCGACAATAGAAAAGTAAGCAAAAACATACTGGTGGATGCTGGGCAAAATGTAAAGGAGACACAACTAGCAAGATTAAGGGATAATTGATGATAATTGTAAATTCACTGATGTTCTTCTTTGTGGCTGACATTAGAATACACTTACGCTGTTGTAGCCCCAAGCATCAAACCTTCAACAACAGTCTgaaatgaaagaaacacaaagTATGGAGTATCATTATAGCACCATTGAGCTTTCTAAACACAgattttgtcatttcttttaaagtttatttttttcccctgccACTTCTTTATTGATAGCTTTTATTTATAGAGTCAAtatttgtcaatataacctaatatcaacatatatatatatatatatatatatatatatatatatatatatatatatatatatatatatataatatatatataaacaaacaactcACACCAATTGGTTCTCCTAACCAAGAAGTACTTTTACCCTAgtgtaaataaaattgttattagGTCAAATCAATTTATAAACCTCCCTGTACAGAAATGATCAGAACACATACTTACAAACAGTGCAAGGAAAATGAAATTCAAGGGGACTTTCCGGCGGGcgttttcaaaacaagacaagatAATGATCAGAACAAATAACACAGGACTGAAAAAAAAGAGGCAAAAAACTTATTGGAAGCAAGGATatttaccacaaaaaaaacaccttggcAGTATTCTGCTAATGCACATAGATAATTCCAAAAATGTCAGTACATTGTGTCAATTGATTGTGTAAGCATGCTTTAAAGAATTGTATTACTCAGACAATACATTATGACATCTTTTCCACTCTTCGTCACAACAGATTATTACAATTTTCTATATATCCTCATACCTCTAACTGAACCTTCCTTGACAATTCCTTGTAAACTTACAAACTTGGAGGCTATAAGTGGAAACAGATCTGTTCCCTATTGTGCATTATCTTCTACATTTCAACGCATGGAAAGGAAATATGTTAAACATATCCAGgtagttattatttctaatacttACAACAAGGTATAGGTAAACCATGGATTCTTCCATACCCAGTGCTTGAGTGTGTCCCTAGAATGGAaaggtgtttttaaattttacaagttccctttcaagtatgaaatgtaacaaagctgctcagccaaGCCTGTGACGTAGTCATGCCCGCCATTGAAGGACTGCACAGATCTaggtgccatttttcctttcaagaactgacctcaCAGGAGAGCCTATTCAGAtgagtacttgttactttttctaCAACAGATTTTCACatgaattgtgtttttacacaaattatatgtgaaattttaaaaaatcgctgtattagttttactaattacttGTATTTGTGCACTGCAGCCTGTTTGTTACGTCCCACTGTGGCCCCACGTGAACCCAGTGGCTcaagtcgctccttcccagggattaAGCAACGTAAGGCTGCAATAGCTCTGGTTATAGTTATTTTATTCTCGTTTTGGCTTCAGACAAAAAAATTATAAGACGgtttgtataattaaagtaattgataatactttattttgttaagaaaaatatttattttctcattctgGTTTCGCTGTACCGTACCGACCTGGTACCGTCCCAGTTCTGAACCGTTACCATACTATACCGACGCATGATACAGTCACCGAAACTGTACCATTCGCCCCAAGGTGTTGAGCCTTATTTGGGAGAGTTTCCGGAGAGCAGAGATCTCTTTGCCTCTCAGGAATCGACCTACAGTCTCACCTGGTTCTCCATAACAGCTaacccatgaagagccttatatgtcagcattaaaattttaaaatcgattctaaacctgataggcagccagtgcaaggcctccaagatATCTCTTGAGTGGGATTtagacaaaattctggctgcagaattcTGAACAAATTAAATTTTAATGAGGATACTATTagacacaaaaagaaaaagcatgaaccggtttttcagctgcaggtagagaaagcatgggacgcagtctggcaatattgctaaggtgaaaaaaatgaaaccttgacagtattcagcacatgcgattcaaaagttaacccaggattGAAAATCACACCCACATTTTTCATCTTAGAAAAAATGTGGGTGTGATCTTTtgaactcaagcatggttccattaacagacagatttaaagtattggttttactTAGATGGCAGGTAGTACCTGACAGCATTACTTTAGTCTTGTCACAATTAAGGTGTAAAAAATTTTGCAACATCCAGAGATACAGGCAGTAGCAGCAACATTAACaggtttagaattaatatagatttgagTATGGTCTGCGTAAAAATGATAGTGTATGCCATAGACCTTTAAAATGTGGCCGAGGggaaacatataaatactaaataacagggAGCCGAGGATAGAGCCTTGTGGGACACCAGAAATTACTTGCCTAACCTCAAAACTAAATCCACCCTGGGAGATAAATTGTTGATGTCCTGTTAGATGTGATCTAAACCAGTTAAGGGCAGTGCCAGAGGTgccaaataaacacattaatctATCAAGTAGGATCTCGTGATTTACAATGTCAAATGCCATACTATGATCCAAGAGGATTAAAATTGGTAAAGCACCTGAGTAAGCAAAAGGAGCAAGAGTGAAGTTTTGTTTATAATGCAGCAGTAGAGAGGGAGATTACCTTAAAACCATAGTGGAGAAGACCAGGTCGAGAGGGTCAGAGATCAGAGATCCACAGTTGAAAAACAGTGAGCAACAGAACCAGCCACTGCAAAACCAAGAACTCCTCACAGCAAGGCACCAGCGACGAGGGATTGCAAAGGCCAGGCCACACATACAGAGAGCAGCAGAACTAACAACACAGACTGCAGTGACCACCGACAACCCATAAGGAAACACCCAGCCAGCACCCAGGATGGGCAATCACGGCAGGCAGGTAACAGCAGCAGGTTGCAGCGGCGAGTAAGACAGCTGGGCAGAAAAACAGCAGTCCAGGCAGGCAGCAGCAGAGACAGCCGGGCAGAGAGACGGCAGTCCAGGTGTGTAGCAGCGTGCAAAAAGTCGACAGTCCAAGCCGGTAGCACCAGAGACAGCCAGGGAGAGAGACAGCAGTCAAGGCAGTTAACCACGCTAGACAGGGCAAACGGACAAACAACCAGATAGACAACCaactaccaaaaaaaataaaataataattaaactaaattGAGTGTAAAGACtactaaaaaggcaaaaaaaatcaaccaaacaGAGAAGCGGCAACCAGAACGTGCCCAGCGTACTCCCCACGTGCTCCCTCGTGGCCCTCTCTTTGAACTCTGatttaaaggtctatctggcagctacttcagcttaccatgtcaaaattgacttggCCACTCCAGAAGCTCACTagcagggcaatttttgaaaggagcttggAGGCTTTGGCCAactatgaaggatattgttcctcgctggaggtttAATATGGAGTTCGATGCACCCATGAAGCCTCCATATTAGCCCTTGCATTCAACTGAGCTGAAATTTGTATAGTTAAAAGCGGTTTTCTTATTTGcaatcacctccgcaaagcgagTAAGTGAAATGCAGGCATTCTCAATTTCGAAAGCCTTCTTCACTTTttcagaagccaggacaaaggttacacttTTGTCGAAGACAATCtcagcatttcatgtcaaccagtctgtggaattgtaagctttccatccacctcctttccagtctgacagagcggCAGCTCCATACACTCTGTCCAGTGCGGGCCCTagtgtattatgttgacaggacaaaaagttggaggcattctgaacaattttttgtctgttatggggtGAAGTACCATGGTAAAGCcttgtctaaacagaggctgtccaaatacATAGCAGATAGTCAGGACCGCGTATGAgttggccaacttgccccctccagtgaagctcactgcccattccccCAGGGGCAGGGCAACTTTGTGggcatctgtcaaagacatgGAATGCACTGGTATGGGCTACCCCCATagctttactaggttctacagacaatgtcgtggatcctcaaaaccctggctttggaactagagtgttaaggatGGCTTCTCAggcgacccttacaacacagcttgggtttagccttgtagcattccggtcAAGTGtcaatcttgcccttgcgacggcttgggtatacaGTACTGACctatcaatcagcacccagccacctgacataaaaggaggcctcagcttcccattggGAAGAGGAGGGAGTTGAAGAAGCAAGTGGATGGttctgcttgctgttttttggtttgcagttctgtttttttgtattttctggtccagtgaaggcatcacccagcctggaaacctttattttgtaagttttgctttgtgcattgttatttgtgtttaaatacctttgttttggtccttgtgcccttttattttgtttctatttgttaataaaagtatttttttgaactgtagtctgtctctgggcctctatccgctCACCAGCCTGTTACCCTTATTCAGAtgttgggtctttaggaggtaaataccattcggtaatggttacatttctatttcagggaaccagggttatgataataaactaacgttATTGTACATTCCCCAATATTATACAAGGTATAGTTGTTTGTATGAGATGCTCAGACAAGGACTCCATAACATTAAATTTAAGTTCAAAGAAGGGCAGAGATGTATACCCATGGCTactacaatacagaaaaaaaagttattgtattaGTAATATTTACCATTACCCTCATCATTTCttctgcatttgttattttttggcttgaatttctgttttgtgtaactaaacatgtaaataaaactaattgtaaatagagaaattgaaatgtaattattgttatagtttttgtattatattactTTGAACAGAATTCCTAATTATGGCCAAAAAAAATTGATAGAGTCTCCCTCACAATATCCCACACTGGCTTCACACTCATTTTCTCCAccatttttctatgttttttttttttgcctgcgaAGAAGCTAGTCACCTGACTTTTTATATCACTTTCTTTGGCCGATTTATGGTATGACATAACgttgcttctacaaaatcaacAGTCCTTTGATACAGTTGCTTGTAATAAAGTTGCCTGAAACTTGTAGCTTGCATGTccctttctacaaaaaaaaaatccctttctacatttttctagcaacagGTAGACTTTGCCTTGGTTTTACTCCCTCCTTGCCTCCATCTCAAACAACAGTTTCTATAGTAATCTTAATACCAAAATACAtggtgcatttatttaaaaaagtgtaatttaCCAACAAAATGACATTCCTAAAAAATCTAATTCTTCTATATAAATATCTTAAAGCATCGCAAAGCCTGCACTTACCAGTACACAAACATGCAGATGAAACCAACAGTAACTATTAGCTGAGCCATCAGGATTAGATAGACTTTCTTGATAAAGGCTGTAGAACATAAAACCAAATTTGTTATCATTAGTTGTATAGCACAGTTAAAGGGAATAGCCACAATGTGCTTTTTACTTTGTTTCATCTCATAATAGAGGGGTGTCCTGGGTGATATCCCAGAATTTCACAGTTACCTATTTATATTTCTGGAAAATGAAAAAAGGTAATGGAAATAcctttcagttttcagaaaactgtaTTTGGTTGGTAATGGAATAAAGGACAggtgaattataaaaaaaaggagGAAACCATGGGATAGTATGTATTTCTTGGACACCCTTCGATTTATTATTGTTTCTGAACTTTAGCGTAAAAACCTGAGGAAGATAAAAAGAAGCCTGCTTACCTCTTCTAATGGCCTTCTCAGAAAAAACATTGTGTGGTACATCAGCGAAGTTGTTCGAGTACTCTGGTGGAGGGTCTTCCTGTGGGGGTGAGAACTCCCCTGTGAATCCTATCCCTGGTGGCGCTGGGGAGACAGAAGCAAGGTTCCCAGAATCTACTCTGGCTCCTGAGTAGGAAGGAGGAAGGTATTCCTGCTGGGGGCTCCATTGTGGAGTGTATACAGGGTGTGCCTGTGGGGGTGGGTAAGCTGGGTTGTAGCTTGGATCTTTCTGTTCTCTGTAGACGTTCTCCATTTCAAAAAGTGTTCGGGAAGTTGCTGTACCTATAGGGGCAACAAAACAAGTAATAAGTTTCCTACAGAACGATAAAACCACtttcaacacaacaacaaacatttGACATAGAACagtcaatgtttttattcatggATATACATCATACTATTCTATTTATAACCTGATACCAATGATAAATGTGCCATGTTGTTACAGCGGAAATTAATAATTAAGCTTGCTTTCCCTTTGCTTATGTATTTAAGGTTTGTTTTTacacctccaaaaaaaaaaaaattaccagaacttttttttttttttttactgtacctataaaaaaaataaagtgactaAAAGCCAAGTCTCATAGGGAAAACAGACCCCTCATCCTCCACTAAAAGCAAGCAATGTTACGGTTTTTCATAAGACATTTTCTTTGGGTTGTTTAATCATTACTATTTTGTGgctaattgttaatttaaaatagcaGAAAAATATCCCTAATTAACTGAAATGGATTTTCTTATATGCAAATGAGATTTACTGTGAAAAATCCATTCAGACTAAAGTCTGATTTTTGTCTGCCTGGTTTCCCTGGAAACAAGACTTTGACCCCTTTCctgtaaaacagtatttaaagaaaCTGTATAGAAGCAAtaatgttttagttattttaaaatgtttctcaatTGTCTTTGTCTTCTgcgtttttatataaataaatgttactttcCTTATGTGAATCTGTAACGAACAATTAAAAGAGAAACTAACATCAGTTCAAATAAATCTATCAAGTTTGTTATTGAACACTATGGAACTTGAaatgtaataagaaaaaaaaaataattaagaagctTACCTTATGTGGGGCAACTGATATTTTCAAGAAAATTACAATGGAATAGACCTGAGGTAGAATACTTTCTCAAGGGTACCAAGCTGTACTGTTACTCATGCTAACTTATTTATTGAGTGTCACTGATATATCACATGTTCCAGTGTCCTTTGGTTTCTACAACCAGACAGTGATAACGGGTTTATGGGTTAACCATAAACACACCTGGAAATGTATCCTGTTTAGGGATCGGTTTATCTTGTAATATACAGTAACCatgaaatgaaattaatttatttaagcaaaatacatatatcacatttcaaaataattctCAAGAAACCACTTTGGCGATGATTTCTTTTTTGTGCACTTTAaatgtatataagaacataaaaacataaagagagaaagccattcagcccatcttgctcgtttggttgttagtagcttgttgatcccagaatctcatcaagcagcttcttgatggatcccagggtgtcagcttcaacaacattactggggcgATGGTTCCAGACtaccacaattctctgtgtaaaaaagtgcctcctattttcggttctgaatgccacttatctaatcttcatttgtgacccctggtccttgtttcttttttcaggtcgaaaaagtcccttgggttgatattgtcaataccttttagaattttgaatgtttgaatcagattgctgtgtagttttctttgttcaagactgaatagatttaattcttttagcctgtctgcatatgacatgccatttaaacccggaataattctggtagctcttctttccactctttcttgagcagcaatatcttttttgtagcgaggtgaccagaactgaacacaatattctagatgaggtcttactaatgcattgtaaagttttaacattacttcccttgatttaaattcaacaccataattttttatagcttccccacattgtctgataaagacatttctgagtcaacataaactcctaggtctttttcatagcttcctgcttacatttcagtatctcccatatgatatttataaagtacatttttattgcctgcatgcagtaccttacacttttctctattaaatgtaatttgccatgtgtctgcagagttctgaatgctgtctagatcattttgaatgacctttgcggctgcaacagtgtttgccacctcctatttttgtgttgtctgcaaatttaaggAGTTTGCTTACTATGCTAGAATCTAAGTAATTAAttcagattaggaatagcagaggatgtaatactgatccctggggtactccactggttacctcgctccattctgagtttctcctctaatcagtactttctgttttctacatgttaaccactccctaatccatgtgcatgcatttccttgaatccctactgcgttcagtttgagaattaatcttttatgcaggactttgtcaagctttctggaaatctaaataaacaatgtaatttactttgcaattatccattgtcgatgttgcatcctcaaaacagGTTAGACACATCTCCCTTTCCAAAAaacatgctgactgtctcccaggatactgttactatataggtaattttccctTTTGGATCTTATTagttttccataagtttacatatgtcaggtttattggtctgtagttacctggtttgggtttgtttttctttttgtggctcggtattacgtttgtaattctccagtctgtcggtacaacccttgtgtcaagagactgctgcatgatcttggttagcggtttgtaaataacttctttcatttctttgagtactatcgggaggatttgtttattttaagagctcctagtccctttgacacttctgcctcagttacgttaaattatttaaaacaggttgacatgtggggcatgttgtctgtatcctcctttgtaaaaacttgtgaaaagtaattatttaatatatttgctatttttttctcttctgccatgattttgtcatttgtatctcttagacatttaacctcctctttgaatgttctcttgctgttataatattgggaaaactttttagaattggttttagctcccttagcaatggtcacttctatctctctcttggactttctaacttcctttttgacttgtgtttgcagttccaagtactttttctgtgtactttgtttttggtcccttttatccttgcatttaactttttgtttcaaGTATTTCTTACCCGTTACCTATAGTAAACTATAGTAGGCTACTGTACATTCCGGGTGTGTTTAAAGACCCTGATAAGGGAGACATTGTTACTGGTACTTAAACTGCACCAGTGGTTCCAAATAAGGGAAGTGCTTCATTTTGAAATTAATAAAGGCCAATGCACCTACCAaaccccccccaaaccccccccccaaaaaaaaaaattaaccctttcccATATTACATTCTGCAGTTGTTTctattacctttttaaaaaaaaaaaaaaaaacaccacacaataaTCAAAGCCCACATTGCTATCCAGCAAGTATTCACGTTTCTTTCGATTAGTGTTGGCACACAAGCctgaaaatcacatttaaaacaaaactgaattcaAATTTCTCTGCCAACAACTAAGAAAACAGGCCTCGTGTAAAGGAGGACTTTGAACCTGCAACAACCTGCTGCATGCTGTGTAAAGTCTGCTTTCGCTGCTGGATTTATGCACTTTGTGTTGCCAAACACTGACCTAACCCATAGAAGTCTTCAGTGAGAATGCACATTCAGTTTGAACACACAAGTTCTTATAAAACCATCTTTATTAAGTAAACAAAACGTTGAAACACAGTCaataaacagcaaaagaaaagaaaaaaaaagttgagaggAGACatacctacagaaaaaaaaaatacattttacagagagTAAACCTCATTTTGTAAACGTAATATGTAAAATGAATCTAGTAAATGTACATGCTTTTAATATAATGCAGGTATAACTGCAAACATACACACAATATGAATGGTACATTTATTTAGTAGGCAACAATTTTTTTCAGCTGTGTGGCATCCGCTATATCTTGTAATACATCTGAAGTGTCAGAGTCTGAATCTATCATTTCTGACGTGGACTCCTCTCCACAGACGAGCGTTGGAACGTCCTCAGTGTCACAAGCAGCCGGCACCCCCAGAGCTTGCTGTAATCTTTTAATACCTGTCAGAGAGTGCATATCGTTAACAGAACGTTTTCAGTTTGCTTTCttatgacttttttcttttttttttttgcatagcatGTTTGCTATTTTGCCTCctttcaatatat
This window harbors:
- the LOC121315021 gene encoding protein lifeguard 1-like, whose protein sequence is MENVYREQKDPSYNPAYPPPQAHPVYTPQWSPQQEYLPPSYSGARVDSGNLASVSPAPPGIGFTGEFSPPQEDPPPEYSNNFADVPHNVFSEKAIRRAFIKKVYLILMAQLIVTVGFICMFVYWDTLKHWVWKNPWFTYTLFPVLFVLIIILSCFENARRKVPLNFIFLALFTVVEGLMLGATTAFFTADAVMWAVGATAFVCFGLSVFAMQTKVDFTKAAGIIWVICLSLITFGILCAIIRSRWLHIVYASIGTLIFAVYLVIDTQSMLGGNHKYSTSPEEYVFAALNLYLDIINIFLFILHLIGLSK